atcactccttattctaacaagctttgtattgagcttattctcaagtaatttaattagtttctcaaactcattaAAAGCAGCATCTTTAGTTCTAAGAAACAATACCAATGTAAAatgagaataatcatcaacaattacaaaaccatattgcttacctcctatacttttataagcttctggaccaaataagtctaaatgtaaaagttctaagggtttagaagtagataccattttctttgctttgtgagtacttctaatttgcttgcctaattggcatgccgaacacacctcagtcttgacatacttgattttcggtaaacctctgactagcttcttctttgaaagcTTGTTAAGTAAGTCCATATGAGCATGACCCAATCTTCAATGCCAAACATAAGGATCAGTGTCTATTGCAGCAAGACATCAAGCTGTTTTCTGCAACTCaaagtccaaaatatatatatttccttcccttctagcaactagggggactttgttagtaccaatagtaataatacacttatcaataccaaagttaacagtatgaccatcatcatataactgaCTTATGCTAAGAAGATTATATCAATTGAAATGTGtttattacctattttaccttttccaagaatttgaagagttttgctatcaccaatagtcactcttccaccctttttcatctgaagactcaagaattgtgctttgtctccacttatatgtctagtacatccgctatctaaaatccattgagttgatttgactcgagcggtaagacacatctacaaaacaaataaaacaactcaaccttttggtacccaaagtttgttgggtccgacatggttagcagataaaacatataaaacatgtaaatcagatttctttatccatttttggataaatctaGGTGATTTAACTCTGCCAGCCTGATGATGGTAAGCTGTCTTTGTTCTGCCATTCTGATCATAGTAAGCTATTTTCTGTTTATTTCCTCCATGGTATGATTTTTGTCCGTTATGAACTTTGCAATACTTTTTaagatgccctttctttccacatttattgcatatcttccaaggcatagcataatcatagggtatgccatgttttccttcatatcttagagctttgtccttcttgtttgcattcattccaattccttctctgaccaatggaatatttatgttgttcatcatagatttgagactttcttctccttgaacaaacgatcccatgcccttttgtcagatcctcaacttcctttgtgagcagatcaatcttttcagcttgctgacttatgatttcagcttgctgagatggttcttctgcttgatttgaaggtgttgcatctattgattctctgagtttgaacagctccaaacattcatcccttgcttcaatctccttctttaactctgtgatcttcattaattgagtcttgtttcttttgatgagaattttgttgaagttttccacatgactaactttagcttgaagatccttgatttcagcctctttttcagcttgtgtaggtaccttcttgtcaatccaagtatctactTTGCTCATCAAATCTTGAACCATAGTCTTGAGATAATTATTCTTCTCTCTTAGCTTGCTATTTTTAgctttaagagaataatattcaCCCATAGATACATTCTTACATTCCCGCATGGTCAGTGGTTCcaaaacaatattttcagaagataaattatatttacaagagtttacctcactgtgatcttcttctgaatcactttctaggtatccactttctgaatttcctcgaacagaatcatcatcaagtccaactagggcaagattgaccatgtctccacttgaatcatcactggaaaccgagtcatcatcactccaagtcattagagctttagctttcttcttatccttgaagacagtttgctgttttgacttcaatttgtagcagtcccgcttataatggcctggctttccacattcaaagcatgtctgatctttagaatccttgttgggcttcttgttgttggaaaatctgcctttatctcttttcagcttgttctttttctcgatcatctttctgatcttcttggatattaaagctagttcttcgtctgactcatcttcagattccagtaagctatcattagtgtgaagagctaattgcttcatttgagcaactggagcttgcatagaacttgattggctttccttgattttgctttcaaattgttCCAATTCTGCAAAAATAGCCAATTGATCCATAGTATCTATAGTTGGAGAGGATTCTAGAGCTGTTACCTTTGGTTCATAGATAAATGGCACAGCACTAAGTATCTTCATGTTGATTTCCTCTTGTGGGGTATGTTTACCAAGCTGCTTTAAGGCATTCAGATTTATCTGGAATCTAGCTTAACTTTCTCGAATAGTTTCTCCGTCTTGAAGCTTGAAATTTCCGAACTCATTCATTAGTTTACTCAATTTCACCTTTCTTAAACTCTTGGATCCTTCGTGATACAAttccagagtatcccatatctctttagctgatTTGCATGAAGAGACTTTATCACATTCACTAGGACATAACCCATTCATGAGAGAATTCCTAGCCTTTCCATTGAAGCTGTATTTAATTAGTTCAGCCTCTGTGAGATCAGCAACGTCTTTCACTTTGCCTTCTTTGTCCTTAAACTCAAAAGGACCCTTCTGAACAACTCTCAAAGCTAGTGGCTCCCTGGATAGATACACTTCCATGCGACCTTTCCACCAGTTATAGTCTTTTGTACCAAGCAAGAGAGGTGCTCGGTAATTTGAGGTTCATTCG
This genomic interval from Apium graveolens cultivar Ventura chromosome 8, ASM990537v1, whole genome shotgun sequence contains the following:
- the LOC141679897 gene encoding uncharacterized protein LOC141679897, whose product is MEVYLSREPLALRVVQKGPFEFKDKEGKVKDVADLTEAELIKYSFNGKARNSLMNGLCPSECDKVSSCKSAKEIWDTLELYHEGSKSLRKVKLSKLMNEFGNFKLQDGETIRES